One Blastocatellia bacterium genomic window, ATCAACGAAGGCCATCATCGCGCTCGTCTTATTCGCCGGCGCGGCCATCGGCGGCTTCGTGCTCTTCTCGTACCACCTGCGGCGGCAGGCGCTGCCCAAGCCGTACGTCGCCATTCACGGCCTGGTCGCCGTCGTCGCTTTCGTGATCCTGCTGCTCGCGGTCTTTGCCGCGAAAGCATAGCCGAGGACGTATGGGCAAAGGATTGCGCGTGTTTGGCCACCCGCTGCATGCGGTCTTGAGTGACTTTCCGCTGGCGTTGCTCGGCACCTCGCTGCTCTGGGACGCAGTCGGCTGCTGGCGCGGTGAAGCCGTCTGGTGGGCCATCTCATTCTGGAATATTGCCGCGGGGCTGGCGGTTGCGCTGCTCGCGGGCATGGCGGGCGCGGCGGACTACGCGGCAATCGAAGAGCGGCCTCAAGCGCAGAAGCTGGCGACCACGCACATGATGCTGATGCTGCTTGCCGTCAGCCTCTATGCGGCCAGCCTGTTATTACGCGGCGGGCCGACGCCGCCCGAAGGCCACAGCCGCGCCGCGACGCTGGCGCTCGAAAGTCTCGGCTTGATTGTGCTGGGCGTGGGCGGCTGGTGCGGCGGCCATCTGGTCTTTCATCACGGCATCGGGCGCGACACGAATGGCGAGAGATGATCGCCTCTTAAACAAGGAGCCGCGAATGACACGAATCGCACCATCAGTCACGACGCTGAGGCACTCACCCGTTCATCGTGCCGGTCGGGGTGATTCGTGTCATTCGCGGCTAACCCGCCGCTTCACTTTGTCGCGCGCGATATCTTAACGTTTCTCCGACGAGCCGGCGCTGGCCGCGCCCGCCGCGCGCTTGATGTACTTGTCATACCAGGCGAGGTAACGCTCCAGCCGGTCGCGGTTATAGCTTGGGCGCTGAATGCCGTGGAACTCGTTCGGGTAGATCACCAGTTGGGTGTCTACGCCGAGGCTGCGCAACGCCTGATACATCTGCTGGCTGCCCTGTATGGGCACGTTGAAGTCGCGCTCGCCGCCTAAGAAAAGCGTCGGCGTCTTGATGCGGTCGGCGTGCAGCAGCGGATAAGAGAGCTTCACATAAGTCTCCCAGGCTTTCGGGTCCCAAGGCGGGCCGATCTCGTAATCATACTGAATGATGTACTGGTCGGTGCCGTAGAAAGAGACCGTGAATGCCGTGCCCGCGCCGCTGGTCGCCGCCTTGAAGCGGTTGTCGCTGGCGATCATATAATCCGTCAGAATGCCGCCATAGCTCCAGCCGCCGACGCCCAGGCGGTCAGGGTCAGCGACGCCCATCTGAATGACATGATCGACGCCGGCTTGCAGGTCTTCGACTTCGTAATGGCCCCAATCGGCAAAGATCGAGCGCGAGAATTTCTGGCCGCGCCCGCTGCTGCCGCGATAGTTCACCGCCAGCACCGCGTAGCCGTTTGCCGCGAACCATTGCCGCTCGGTGCTGAACGAATGTTGATCCTGGCCGTTCGGGCCGCCGTGGATGCGCAGCAGCAGCGGCACCCGCGTACCCTTCACATAGCCCACCGGATAAGTCAGCAAGCCATGCACTTCGGTGCCGTCCTTGCTCTTGAAGCCGACTTCTTCGGTCGGCGGAATATCAAGCTCGGCCATCAGCGCGTCGTTCTGGTGCGTGAGCTGTCGCAAGGTGCTGCCGTCCACGGCATAGACTTCCGTGGCCTTCGTGTCACCGCCCGAAAGCACTGTCGCGTGGCCCGCGGCGGTCGTCCAGCTTGAAACGACGACCGGCGGCGCAAGCAGGCGCTCGACGCTGCCGCCGGCAATCGCGGCGCGCGCCGGGTAGACCGAGCGGTCGTCGGCGACCATAAATATGATCGCTTTGCCGTCGGCGCTGAAACGCGGCGACGAGATGGCGCGGTCGAGGTCTTCGACGGCTTTGACATGCTGCGGCGCGCTGTTGCCGTCGGCGGCGACCAACACCAGATGATCCATGTTGTAGGCGCCATATTTCTTCTCATCGCCTTCAACAAAAGCGATCCAGCGACCATCCGGGCTCCACTCCAAGCGCGCCCGCCCGCCGCGGCTCGTAGCCGGCGTCAGCGCCTTTTCGGTCGCCCCGGCGCGCGCCTCGGCAACGAAGACCTGATAGGACGGCTCGCGGTCGGGGTCTTGTCCGTGGTTGCTCAAAAAGGCGATGCGGCTGCCATCGGGCGACCAGGAGGGCGCGGCTTCATCGACACGGCCTGCGGTCAGCCGCTCCAGCTTCTTTGTCGCGATGTCGTAGAGGTAGATGTAGCTGTGACGCCCTGAAAGCAGATACCCCTGTACGTCCTGCTTGAAGTGGTAGCGGTCAATGACGATGGGCTTGGGCGCTTTCGGCCTGTCGGCAGGCTTGTCGGCAGGCTTGCTCGCATCCGTAGGCGACGCGGGGTTAGCCGGTGGCGTGGCGTTAGCCGGTGGCGTCGGGTTCGGTTCTTCATCAGGGTCTGGGTCGCCGATGACCAGCGCCAGTCGCTTGGCATCG contains:
- a CDS encoding DUF2231 domain-containing protein, with product MGKGLRVFGHPLHAVLSDFPLALLGTSLLWDAVGCWRGEAVWWAISFWNIAAGLAVALLAGMAGAADYAAIEERPQAQKLATTHMMLMLLAVSLYAASLLLRGGPTPPEGHSRAATLALESLGLIVLGVGGWCGGHLVFHHGIGRDTNGER
- a CDS encoding S9 family peptidase, with amino-acid sequence MSIRRLSRALILMLVCATALMAQTARHPLKLDDVFRMRDVRDPQISPDGQWVAYVVSTTDVKEDKSSSHIWLASYDGKSDRQFTFSLDSESSPRWSPDGKYLSFTSGRPGKAKGSQVWLMDRSGGEAFQLTELKGRLQGYEWSPDAKRLALVIGDPDPDEEPNPTPPANATPPANPASPTDASKPADKPADRPKAPKPIVIDRYHFKQDVQGYLLSGRHSYIYLYDIATKKLERLTAGRVDEAAPSWSPDGSRIAFLSNHGQDPDREPSYQVFVAEARAGATEKALTPATSRGGRARLEWSPDGRWIAFVEGDEKKYGAYNMDHLVLVAADGNSAPQHVKAVEDLDRAISSPRFSADGKAIIFMVADDRSVYPARAAIAGGSVERLLAPPVVVSSWTTAAGHATVLSGGDTKATEVYAVDGSTLRQLTHQNDALMAELDIPPTEEVGFKSKDGTEVHGLLTYPVGYVKGTRVPLLLRIHGGPNGQDQHSFSTERQWFAANGYAVLAVNYRGSSGRGQKFSRSIFADWGHYEVEDLQAGVDHVIQMGVADPDRLGVGGWSYGGILTDYMIASDNRFKAATSGAGTAFTVSFYGTDQYIIQYDYEIGPPWDPKAWETYVKLSYPLLHADRIKTPTLFLGGERDFNVPIQGSQQMYQALRSLGVDTQLVIYPNEFHGIQRPSYNRDRLERYLAWYDKYIKRAAGAASAGSSEKR